The following are encoded together in the Salmonella enterica subsp. enterica serovar Choleraesuis genome:
- a CDS encoding spore coat protein U translates to MKNLRLLSALLLGVMPYAFGATVTSTFTISARINNGCQLGGSGTGNGSFGALNFGTMVDLHNSRDVISTLGAGSIVLTCTPGTSVTIAMDGGQNGGSSALRYLINSAGTRKIGYQLYQNASRSVVWGTGAQVMSIASFPATTQTYTVYGRLPADGTSPPAGTYTDNVTVTFTF, encoded by the coding sequence ATGAAAAATCTCCGGCTGCTATCGGCATTATTGCTAGGCGTAATGCCCTACGCTTTTGGGGCCACGGTAACAAGTACATTCACCATTAGCGCTCGCATTAATAATGGCTGCCAGTTGGGAGGCTCAGGTACCGGTAACGGGAGCTTCGGTGCACTCAATTTTGGCACTATGGTCGATCTGCATAACAGTAGGGATGTGATTAGCACGCTTGGTGCCGGGTCGATTGTTCTGACCTGCACGCCGGGAACGTCAGTCACTATCGCCATGGATGGCGGGCAAAACGGCGGCAGTAGCGCTCTGCGCTATCTCATAAATAGCGCCGGAACGCGCAAGATTGGCTACCAGCTTTACCAAAATGCCTCCCGGAGCGTGGTTTGGGGAACGGGAGCACAAGTCATGAGCATCGCCTCATTTCCGGCGACGACTCAAACTTACACCGTTTATGGTCGGCTTCCGGCCGATGGCACCAGCCCTCCAGCCGGAACTTATACCGACAACGTAACCGTGACATTTACTTTTTAA
- the rhaS gene encoding HTH-type transcriptional activator RhaS, whose product MTKLHSVDYFPSGRAKVTIEQRQPQAAFPEHHHDFFEIVIVEHGTGSHIFNGQPYTLSGGSVCFIRDHDRHLYEHTEDLCLTNVLYRAPDAFNFLSGLERLLPQERDGHYPAHWRVGSNTLAQVRLLVDRLAAAGEGGSDEDVAQREMLFLQLILLLRQGSLEEPGTGQGSLNHLLSWLEDNFGQDVEWEGLAGRFNLSLRTLHRQLKQRTGLTPQRYLNRLRLCRARYMLRHSEERITDIAYSCGFSDSNHFSTLFRREFQCSPRDLRHGRELPTR is encoded by the coding sequence ATGACTAAGTTACATAGCGTGGACTATTTTCCGTCAGGGCGGGCGAAAGTGACTATTGAACAGCGCCAGCCTCAGGCGGCGTTTCCTGAGCATCATCATGATTTCTTTGAAATTGTTATTGTCGAACACGGTACCGGCAGCCATATCTTCAATGGCCAGCCTTATACTCTGAGCGGCGGATCGGTCTGTTTTATTCGCGACCATGACCGGCACCTGTATGAGCACACGGAGGATTTGTGTCTGACCAATGTGCTATATCGAGCGCCGGACGCTTTTAATTTCCTGTCCGGGCTGGAGCGGCTGCTGCCTCAGGAGCGCGACGGTCATTACCCGGCGCACTGGCGGGTAGGCAGCAATACCCTGGCTCAGGTAAGACTGCTGGTTGACAGGCTGGCTGCGGCAGGGGAAGGCGGCAGCGATGAGGATGTCGCCCAGCGGGAAATGCTGTTCTTGCAGCTCATATTGTTACTGCGTCAGGGCAGCCTTGAAGAGCCGGGGACGGGCCAGGGGAGTCTTAACCATCTTCTTTCGTGGCTAGAGGATAATTTTGGCCAGGATGTGGAGTGGGAGGGGCTGGCCGGGCGGTTTAATTTATCGCTGCGTACGCTGCATCGGCAGCTTAAACAGCGTACCGGGCTGACCCCTCAGCGCTATCTCAACCGTCTGCGCCTGTGTCGGGCGCGTTATATGCTGCGCCATAGCGAGGAGCGGATTACCGATATTGCCTATAGCTGTGGTTTTAGCGACAGTAACCACTTCTCAACGCTTTTCCGGCGTGAGTTCCAGTGCTCCCCGCGTGACCTCCGTCATGGCAGGGAGCTACCTACCAGGTAA
- a CDS encoding lactaldehyde reductase, whose product MSFMLALPRLSLHGAGAIEDMVQLVAKKEWGKALIVTDSALVKLGLLDGLFRALESHNLSWSLFDEVFPNPTEELVQNGYRAWQQEQCDYLIAFGGGSPIDTAKAIKILTANPGPSTAYAGVGHVTHGGAPLVAINTTAGTAAEMTSNAVIIDSARQVKEVIIDPSIIPDIAVDDASVMCGLPPDVTAATGMDALTHAVEAFVSQGAHPLTDASALEAIRLIHRWLPVAVADGQNLEAREMMANGQYLAGMAFNSAGLGLVHALAHQPGATHNLPHGVCNAILLPVVENFNRPQAQARFARIAAAMGVDTLGMSDERASKEAINAIRQLAASVGIPAGFGALGITEQDIEKWIDKALADPCAPCNPRSASREEVRQLYLEAL is encoded by the coding sequence ATGAGTTTTATGCTGGCTCTGCCCCGGTTAAGCCTGCACGGGGCCGGTGCAATTGAAGATATGGTGCAACTGGTTGCCAAAAAAGAATGGGGTAAGGCTCTTATCGTTACCGATAGCGCCCTGGTTAAACTTGGCCTGCTTGATGGTCTGTTTCGCGCTCTTGAATCCCACAATCTGAGCTGGTCACTTTTTGACGAAGTTTTCCCGAACCCAACCGAAGAGTTAGTTCAAAACGGGTATCGGGCCTGGCAGCAAGAACAGTGTGACTATCTGATAGCTTTCGGCGGTGGCAGCCCGATAGATACCGCCAAAGCCATTAAAATCCTGACCGCTAACCCTGGCCCCTCCACGGCTTATGCCGGTGTTGGCCATGTGACACATGGCGGAGCGCCTCTGGTCGCCATTAATACCACCGCCGGAACTGCCGCAGAAATGACCAGCAACGCGGTCATTATCGACAGCGCCCGTCAGGTTAAAGAAGTTATTATCGACCCCAGCATCATCCCGGATATCGCCGTGGATGACGCCAGCGTAATGTGCGGCCTGCCGCCGGATGTCACTGCCGCAACCGGCATGGATGCCCTTACGCACGCCGTTGAGGCTTTCGTTTCCCAGGGCGCGCATCCGCTTACCGACGCCAGCGCCCTCGAAGCCATTCGTCTGATTCATCGCTGGCTGCCGGTCGCCGTCGCCGATGGCCAAAATCTGGAAGCCCGTGAAATGATGGCTAACGGGCAGTATCTGGCAGGAATGGCATTTAATAGCGCCGGACTTGGGCTGGTGCATGCTTTAGCCCACCAGCCTGGTGCAACCCATAATCTGCCGCACGGCGTATGTAATGCCATCCTGCTTCCGGTAGTAGAAAACTTTAACCGCCCACAGGCACAAGCGCGTTTTGCCCGTATCGCGGCGGCTATGGGTGTTGATACTCTGGGAATGAGCGACGAAAGAGCCAGCAAAGAGGCGATTAACGCCATTCGTCAGCTCGCGGCATCAGTGGGTATCCCGGCAGGATTTGGAGCACTGGGCATCACTGAGCAGGATATTGAAAAATGGATTGATAAAGCACTGGCAGACCCTTGTGCGCCGTGTAACCCACGCAGCGCCAGCCGCGAGGAGGTTCGCCAGCTTTATCTGGAGGCATTATGA
- a CDS encoding pili assembly chaperone, with protein sequence MNRFATLFLALLALTPGVMAASSVVIWPLTQTIPADDKGSVLWLENRGAAPITLQIRVVGWQQQQARESYHAQQNVVPSPPFATIAPGQRQMVRLMSLRPAPSGQEQAYRVIVDEVPGAVPASTEPGAGIHFQMRYLLPLFVAGDGIKLPNAIEGPQDGKSYTQPALSWRVVSEAGQHWLTVSNKGAVHARLSGVFWGSAPNASRAALTMSPGLLGYVLPGQEMRWPIPGGRKPPAGKLFATLAETGQPVEIPSAG encoded by the coding sequence ATGAACCGGTTCGCGACTCTTTTTCTGGCCCTTCTGGCTTTGACTCCGGGCGTCATGGCGGCCAGCTCTGTAGTTATCTGGCCCCTAACCCAGACCATTCCGGCGGACGATAAAGGCTCCGTATTATGGCTGGAAAACCGCGGTGCTGCCCCCATTACGCTACAAATACGGGTCGTTGGCTGGCAACAGCAGCAGGCTCGCGAAAGCTATCACGCGCAGCAAAATGTTGTTCCCAGCCCCCCATTTGCCACTATTGCTCCCGGACAGCGCCAAATGGTGCGTTTAATGTCTCTGCGACCGGCACCATCGGGACAAGAGCAGGCCTATCGGGTGATCGTCGATGAAGTACCGGGAGCGGTTCCTGCCAGTACCGAACCGGGGGCCGGTATCCATTTCCAGATGCGCTATTTGCTACCGCTATTTGTTGCGGGTGATGGCATCAAACTCCCTAACGCGATAGAAGGGCCGCAGGATGGCAAAAGCTACACTCAGCCAGCGCTGAGCTGGCGCGTGGTGAGCGAAGCTGGGCAACACTGGCTCACTGTCAGCAATAAAGGAGCGGTGCATGCCCGGTTGAGCGGCGTGTTTTGGGGCAGTGCCCCCAATGCCAGCCGCGCAGCTCTGACCATGAGCCCTGGGCTTCTGGGCTATGTATTGCCCGGACAGGAGATGCGCTGGCCAATACCCGGCGGGCGCAAGCCTCCGGCCGGGAAGTTATTCGCAACGCTTGCAGAAACGGGGCAACCCGTAGAAATTCCATCGGCTGGTTAA
- the rhaD gene encoding rhamnulose-1-phosphate aldolase — MKTILDAWFVQGMIKATSDAWLKGWDERNGGNLTLRLDQEDLNPWQADFHAQPRYIALSQPLPELAGTPFIVTGSGKFFRNVQLDPAANLGVVQVDSDGAGYHILWGLTGDALPTSELPAHFQSHAVRMKATGGRDRVIMHCHATNLIALTYVLENDTNVITRKLWEGSTECLVVFPDGVGILPWMVPGTDEIGLATAQQMAQHSLVLWPFHGVFGSGPTLDEAFGLIDTAEKSAQILVKVISMGGMKQTISREELQALAQRFDVTPLPGALAL; from the coding sequence ATGAAAACGATTCTCGACGCCTGGTTTGTTCAGGGCATGATCAAAGCTACTTCGGATGCCTGGCTTAAAGGGTGGGACGAGCGTAACGGCGGGAACTTAACCCTGCGCCTGGACCAGGAGGATCTCAACCCGTGGCAGGCCGATTTTCACGCCCAGCCGCGTTATATCGCCCTGAGTCAGCCTCTGCCTGAGCTGGCCGGGACGCCGTTTATCGTTACCGGTTCCGGTAAGTTTTTCCGTAACGTTCAGCTCGACCCGGCGGCCAATCTCGGTGTGGTTCAGGTAGATAGCGACGGCGCTGGTTACCACATTCTGTGGGGGCTGACCGGCGATGCACTGCCAACTTCTGAACTTCCGGCCCATTTCCAGTCACACGCGGTACGTATGAAAGCGACCGGCGGCCGCGACCGGGTAATTATGCATTGCCATGCCACCAACCTGATTGCCCTGACCTACGTGCTGGAAAACGATACCAACGTTATTACCCGCAAACTGTGGGAAGGCAGTACCGAATGTCTGGTGGTATTCCCGGATGGGGTTGGCATTCTGCCGTGGATGGTACCGGGTACTGATGAAATTGGCCTCGCCACCGCACAGCAAATGGCTCAACACTCCCTGGTGCTGTGGCCATTCCACGGCGTATTTGGCAGCGGCCCGACGCTGGATGAAGCTTTCGGCCTTATTGATACCGCAGAGAAGTCAGCCCAAATTCTGGTGAAAGTTATTTCGATGGGCGGCATGAAGCAGACCATTTCACGCGAAGAGCTGCAAGCCCTGGCACAGCGCTTCGACGTCACGCCACTGCCCGGCGCGCTGGCGCTCTAA
- the rhaA gene encoding L-rhamnose isomerase — MTTHSESIWNNAKQRFAAIGVDAEQALAQLARLPVSMHCWQGDDVAGFENPEGALTGGIQATGNYPGKARNASELRADLEQALHLIPGAKRLNLHAIYLESDQPVARDQIKPEHFSNWVSWARDNKLGLDFNPSCFSHPLSADGFTLAHADPKIRQFWIDHCKASRRVSAYFGEQLGTPSVMNIWIPDGMKDLTVDRLAPRQRLLNALDEIISEKLNPEHHIDAVESKLFGIGSESYTVGSNEFYMGYATSRQTALCLDAGHFHPTEVISDKISSAMLYVPRLLLHVSRPVRWDSDHVVLLDDETQAIANEIIRHNLFDRVHIGLDFFDASINRVAAWVIGTRNMKKALLRALLEPTDRLRKLELEGDYTARLALLEEQKSLPWQAVWEEWCRRENVPAGSEWLDEVRRYEQTVLETRR, encoded by the coding sequence ATGACAACTCATTCTGAATCTATCTGGAACAATGCAAAACAGCGCTTCGCCGCTATCGGCGTTGATGCTGAGCAGGCCCTGGCGCAGCTGGCGCGACTGCCGGTCTCCATGCACTGCTGGCAAGGCGACGATGTAGCCGGTTTTGAAAATCCGGAAGGCGCACTGACTGGCGGCATCCAGGCTACCGGTAATTACCCGGGCAAGGCACGCAACGCCAGCGAGCTGCGGGCCGACCTTGAGCAGGCGCTGCACCTGATTCCCGGGGCCAAACGTCTCAATCTGCACGCCATCTATCTGGAGTCTGACCAGCCGGTCGCTCGCGATCAGATTAAACCCGAGCACTTTAGCAACTGGGTAAGCTGGGCTCGCGACAATAAACTGGGTCTGGACTTCAATCCATCCTGTTTCTCACACCCGCTGAGCGCCGACGGTTTTACCCTGGCGCATGCCGACCCTAAGATCCGCCAGTTCTGGATCGATCACTGCAAAGCCAGCCGCCGGGTTTCCGCGTATTTTGGTGAACAGCTTGGCACGCCGTCGGTAATGAATATCTGGATCCCTGACGGCATGAAGGATCTCACCGTTGACCGCCTGGCTCCGCGTCAGCGCCTGCTTAACGCGCTGGATGAGATCATCAGTGAAAAACTGAATCCTGAGCATCACATCGATGCGGTAGAGAGCAAGCTGTTCGGCATTGGGTCTGAAAGCTATACCGTGGGTTCTAATGAGTTCTATATGGGCTATGCCACCAGCCGCCAGACCGCTCTGTGCCTGGACGCGGGGCACTTCCATCCAACCGAAGTTATCTCCGACAAAATCTCCAGCGCCATGCTTTACGTCCCGCGTCTGCTGTTACACGTCAGCCGTCCGGTGCGCTGGGATAGCGACCACGTCGTGCTGCTGGACGATGAAACTCAGGCAATCGCCAACGAAATCATCCGCCACAACCTGTTTGACCGGGTTCATATCGGACTGGACTTCTTCGATGCCTCTATCAACCGCGTCGCGGCCTGGGTTATCGGTACTCGTAATATGAAAAAAGCACTGCTGCGCGCCCTGCTGGAGCCAACCGATCGGCTGCGCAAGCTAGAGCTGGAAGGTGATTACACCGCCCGTCTGGCATTGCTGGAAGAGCAGAAGTCTCTGCCGTGGCAGGCGGTATGGGAAGAGTGGTGCCGCCGCGAGAATGTTCCGGCAGGCAGCGAATGGCTGGATGAAGTGCGCCGTTATGAGCAAACCGTTCTGGAAACGCGGCGCTAA
- the rhaM gene encoding L-rhamnose mutarotase, with protein sequence MIRKAFIMQVNPDAHQEYQQRHNPIWPELEATLKAHGAHNYAIWLDAGRNLLFASVEIESQERWDAVAQTEVCQRWWQSMKTLMPSNPDGSPVSEELKEMFWLP encoded by the coding sequence ATGATCCGCAAAGCATTCATTATGCAGGTAAACCCAGACGCACATCAGGAGTATCAGCAGCGCCATAATCCTATCTGGCCGGAGCTTGAGGCAACCCTTAAGGCCCACGGTGCGCACAACTACGCCATCTGGCTCGACGCCGGGCGCAATCTGCTGTTCGCCAGCGTCGAGATAGAGTCTCAGGAGCGCTGGGATGCCGTGGCGCAAACGGAGGTCTGTCAGCGCTGGTGGCAATCCATGAAAACGCTGATGCCATCGAACCCTGACGGCAGCCCGGTCAGCGAAGAGCTGAAAGAGATGTTCTGGCTACCTTGA
- the rhaR gene encoding HTH-type transcriptional activator RhaR, which yields MTILTLQKKDFFESPGQPVVVADRLPQQVFADHRHDFYELVLVWRGNGLHILNGHPWRITRGDLFYIRPEDRHSYTSVDNLVLQNILYCPERLTLNYPLEDLIPDSRLRGHWRLSQAGMTPVRQIIQQLSHETMATDALSCRMAETLFLQLLLTLKRHRYQSESGSAQPDETGVERLIGIIAAQMDKPLELAEFCHQQGCSERKLRQSFRQQTGMSISHYQRQIRICRAQYLLHNSTLRISEVAMHCGFEDSNYFSVVFARETGMAPLQWRQQMNAPLVRHAKANNIGGDNDDHAADA from the coding sequence GTGACTATCCTGACTTTGCAAAAAAAAGACTTTTTCGAAAGTCCCGGCCAGCCCGTGGTGGTGGCAGATCGCCTGCCGCAGCAGGTGTTTGCCGATCATCGCCATGATTTTTATGAGCTGGTGTTGGTTTGGCGCGGTAACGGCCTGCACATTCTTAACGGTCATCCGTGGCGAATAACTCGCGGCGATCTGTTCTACATTCGCCCGGAGGATCGTCATAGCTATACGTCGGTCGATAATCTGGTATTGCAAAATATTCTCTACTGCCCGGAGCGTCTGACTCTTAACTATCCGCTAGAAGACCTTATCCCCGACTCCCGATTGCGAGGCCACTGGCGGCTAAGCCAGGCCGGAATGACGCCGGTGCGCCAAATAATCCAACAGTTATCCCACGAAACGATGGCAACTGACGCCTTAAGCTGTCGGATGGCTGAAACTCTTTTTTTGCAGCTATTACTTACGCTTAAACGGCATCGTTACCAGTCGGAGAGCGGTTCAGCGCAGCCTGACGAGACCGGGGTTGAACGGCTTATCGGGATAATTGCTGCCCAAATGGATAAGCCGTTGGAACTTGCCGAGTTTTGCCATCAACAGGGATGTAGCGAGAGGAAATTACGCCAGAGTTTTCGTCAACAGACCGGGATGAGCATTAGCCATTACCAGCGGCAGATTCGAATTTGCCGGGCGCAATATCTTTTGCACAACAGCACATTGCGAATAAGTGAGGTCGCAATGCACTGTGGTTTTGAAGACAGTAACTATTTTTCAGTGGTGTTTGCCCGGGAAACGGGGATGGCGCCATTGCAGTGGCGCCAACAGATGAATGCGCCGCTAGTTCGCCATGCCAAGGCCAACAATATTGGCGGCGATAATGATGACCACGCAGCCGATGCTTAA
- the rhaB gene encoding rhamnulokinase: MTLRHCVAIDLGASSGRVMLARYDGQQQRLELSEIHRFANGLRKVDGYDCWDVDALEQEIRHGLQQVCDLGIRVDSFGIDTWGVDYVLIDKNGQRIGLPIAYRDHRTDGVMERACAELGREDIYQRSGIQFLPFNTLYQFRALRDSHPEWCQQAERALLIPDYLGYRLTGELNWEYTNATTTQLINIETDNWDSSLLEWAGAPQSWFGTPAWPGRVVGNWICRMGNKIPQVSVASHDTASAVLATPLADADAAYLSSGTWSLIGFESMTPYTSPQALAANITNEGGAEGRYRVLKNIMGLWLLQRITSELQESDIGELIARAARLPACRSVINPNDDRFLNPEHMVTEIQAACRETAQPVPTTAAELARCIFDSLALLYASALHSLEQVRGRRFSHLHVVGGGSQNPLLNQLCADACGLPLLAGPVEASTLGNIGCQLMALDELADVTAVRQLITKNYRLTRYTPNSNSEIARLSAQFQHSPTRELCA; the protein is encoded by the coding sequence ATGACTCTCCGTCACTGTGTCGCCATTGACCTCGGCGCGTCTAGCGGTCGCGTCATGCTGGCCCGTTACGATGGGCAGCAACAGCGCCTGGAATTAAGCGAAATCCACCGTTTTGCCAACGGACTGCGTAAAGTCGATGGCTACGACTGTTGGGATGTCGATGCTCTTGAGCAGGAGATTCGCCACGGTTTACAGCAAGTGTGTGATTTAGGGATCCGCGTCGATAGTTTTGGCATTGATACCTGGGGCGTCGATTATGTGCTTATCGATAAAAATGGCCAGCGCATAGGGCTGCCAATAGCCTATCGGGATCACCGCACTGATGGAGTTATGGAGCGCGCCTGCGCGGAGCTTGGGCGAGAAGATATTTATCAGCGTAGCGGGATCCAATTTTTACCTTTCAATACCCTGTACCAGTTCCGGGCCCTGCGCGACAGCCATCCAGAGTGGTGTCAGCAGGCAGAGCGCGCGCTACTGATACCAGACTATCTCGGATACCGCCTGACCGGCGAGCTGAACTGGGAATACACCAACGCCACGACCACTCAGCTTATCAATATCGAAACCGATAACTGGGATTCATCGCTGCTCGAGTGGGCGGGAGCACCACAAAGCTGGTTTGGGACTCCCGCCTGGCCTGGCCGCGTTGTCGGCAATTGGATCTGCCGGATGGGTAATAAAATTCCGCAGGTTTCTGTCGCCAGCCACGATACCGCCAGCGCCGTTCTGGCTACCCCGCTGGCCGATGCCGATGCGGCCTACCTCTCCTCCGGCACCTGGTCGCTGATTGGCTTTGAAAGTATGACCCCATACACCAGTCCGCAAGCGCTGGCCGCCAATATCACGAATGAAGGTGGTGCCGAAGGCCGCTATCGGGTGCTGAAAAACATCATGGGCCTGTGGCTGTTGCAGCGAATAACCAGTGAACTTCAAGAGAGCGATATTGGCGAGCTGATTGCCCGCGCCGCCCGGCTTCCTGCCTGCCGCTCGGTAATTAACCCCAACGATGACCGGTTCCTGAACCCCGAACATATGGTGACGGAGATTCAGGCAGCATGTCGTGAAACGGCTCAGCCGGTGCCCACCACAGCCGCCGAACTGGCGCGCTGCATCTTCGACAGCCTCGCGTTGCTATATGCCAGCGCGCTGCATTCGCTAGAGCAGGTTCGCGGCCGCCGTTTCAGCCATTTACACGTCGTCGGGGGCGGTAGCCAAAACCCATTGCTTAACCAGCTATGTGCCGATGCCTGCGGGCTGCCGCTACTGGCCGGGCCGGTTGAGGCCTCAACGCTTGGCAATATCGGCTGCCAGCTGATGGCGCTAGATGAGTTAGCTGACGTCACTGCGGTGCGTCAGCTCATCACCAAAAACTATCGCCTGACTCGTTACACCCCTAATTCAAATAGTGAAATTGCCCGCCTGAGCGCGCAGTTTCAGCACTCACCTACCAGGGAGCTTTGCGCATGA
- a CDS encoding spore coat U domain-containing protein, which yields MSGAARAETLTGQLSVRLIIGPGCTVTNGSSTGGVNSWGTLDFGTKADLNNAFSSRALGADNANPITITCNTATSPTLTFNGGANTGSGNLRYMASAGNRIAYRLYTDSAFSTPITANTAISIPNNTGQAFNIYGRILPEDQTATTAGLTPPAGTYNDTVVATLVW from the coding sequence ATGTCGGGCGCGGCGCGGGCAGAAACTCTGACAGGCCAGTTAAGCGTGCGTTTGATAATCGGTCCCGGCTGTACGGTAACAAACGGCTCTTCTACCGGAGGCGTCAACTCATGGGGTACGCTGGATTTTGGTACCAAAGCGGATCTGAATAACGCCTTCTCCAGCCGGGCACTGGGGGCCGATAACGCCAACCCCATCACCATTACCTGTAATACCGCAACATCCCCTACGCTCACTTTCAACGGTGGCGCTAATACCGGCTCCGGTAACCTTCGTTATATGGCCAGCGCCGGAAACCGTATTGCCTACCGGCTTTATACCGATAGCGCTTTTAGCACGCCGATTACCGCCAATACCGCTATCTCAATTCCGAACAACACCGGGCAGGCTTTTAACATTTATGGTCGGATCCTTCCAGAGGACCAAACGGCAACTACTGCCGGCCTGACTCCACCGGCAGGCACCTATAACGATACGGTTGTTGCAACGCTCGTCTGGTAG